Below is a window of Thunnus maccoyii chromosome 16, fThuMac1.1, whole genome shotgun sequence DNA.
TGCGAAATTCTAGTGAGATCTATacactaaccttaacctaaccctaaccttaaccccaaTCTTAACCTAACcataactctaaccctaaccacacTCGAGAGAGTTCATCTCTCCAGCTGATCCAATCTAGTATTTACCATCGTGACTGGGTAGCATTAGCTAGTGTGGCTAGCTAGCTAGTCTCTTAGCAGTTAGCTCGCCAGTTACAGTTATTCTCCAACAAGTGAGAGTACATCAGCAAGCTTCTAGAAAAACTGTATTTCACAAGGATGTGTGGACAAACTCAGCTCTGACACTTTCTAGAGTGAGCAGCTGGCCATTAAAGGTTCCGTCTACTCCTGACCCTGCTTCTGATACAGAACAGTCTCGTTATTATTCACATGACCAAAAGAGGTTGCTTGTTAGGAAACAGTAAACTTAGGTCATTTTAAGCATTTGAACAAACAGCCACTGCTGTGGTTTCTCTGGCGAGGACAGTCTGAAAatgacatgtacagtacattacatttaaaGCATGGAAGAATTAGGATTAAGAAAATGCTCAAGTTTTTATCAGTTTTCCACATCCACATGCTGCATTGccatttacatacaaaatgatATCTGACATGATGACCTTTGTAGCACAACACAAACCTTTCATGGTTAACTAAATCACAGTGGGAGTTCCAGAGGTCCTGCACATGGATCCTTTGCAGGACTTCATGGTGTCCTCaccaaataaattaattttatttcatcatcattttactTCTGGACAACAATAGCCTTTTGAATAGTTATCACCCTCACCAGCATTGTCTTCCCACATTTCAGTAGAACCCCATCTACAAACTGATTTAGCCTTTGTTGATTGCTGGGACAAAATCAGGTGGTGGTTTGGATCACAAAATTTTTTTGAGTCTGTAAATGTCACAAACCAACAACAGCATTCTTTAGATCCATACCAAACATATAAGATGAAAGCAACTATTAGATGGTTCAAATATTATCCAAAATGTCACAGGCTGGTGTCAGCTGTCTTCATTTTTGGTGCACTGACAGTGTTGGGTAGTGTTGCAGTGTCAGGCTGGGCATCCCTGCAGAAGAACACAGCAGGGTTTTTACAGGCCCACATTGccacctctcctccccctcctccttttcctgGACTTGAACTCGACAGTCGGCTGTTATTATTCACCCCCACCCGACTCACATAGCGGTCCCTTATTCTCTCTGCTTGGTTAAGCCGGACTTCACGGTTCTGCGTTTGGCTGGACAAGTAAGCTGCTATATTTCTGGTCCGATAGCCCTCCTCTCGGCTGCGCCCCAGTAACATGGATATGTTGGGATTCCTCAGGGCATAGATCAGAGGGTTGATGGCTCCATTTGCCCAGGCTAGCCAGATGGCAACTGTGTCCATTGCAGGGTTGAATGTGTAGTCCCCCATTGCTGTGACCAATCCCATTAAACAATACGGTCCCCaacaaaaaatgatgaaaacaatcatAATGAGAACTGTGGTGGCTGTGCGCATTTCACTGTAGAAGCGCAGTAAGTATGCATATGTGGTCACCGGCCTGACTCGTATTTCAGAGAGCCGAACTGTCTTACAGATGTtataatgacaaaaacacatgaggGAAAAGGGCAGTAAATAACAGACGACGATAAGGCAGATGCTGTAGGCTGTTCCCATGCGTGAGGTGCCAGAGTggaatacatacatacagtggtAGAAACCTCGCTTATGTATTTCTGTAGGTGTTCGGACTAACAGATACcaaggcagagagaaaatgactgCAGTTAACCACACAGCTATCAACAACCGAGTGGCTTTCTGGCGCCCTATTTTAGCCTGTGGCTGTCTGACTATGGCGTAGTACCTGTCAAAGGAGATCAATGTCATAGTCAGGGTGGAGATGATGCCAAAGCAGGTGTTGAAAAACCCATTGGCCACGCAGAAACGATCCCCGAACATCCAAATACCGTCCTTACTGAAGAGCATGACGAAGGAGAACGGCAGGCATAGAACAGCTGTGAGGAAGTCTGACAGCGACAGCGACATGATGAAAGCATTGGTCACTGTCCGGAGCTGTCGATGTTTGATGATGACGATGACAACCGCTGAGTTACCGAggctggagaggaggaagatggagaggagtACCAGGGCCTGAGCTGCCACAGTGATGCCCTGCAGGACCGAGTTGCTCTCAGCAGCGCTAAGCACCGATGGGGTCGAAGCCTGATGGATTTGGCTGAGCTCGCTCCCTCTTTGGTCTCTGAGCACTGATATGTTCCCTGTGGTTCTCACTGTTGCCTCTGTAGTGGCAGTCACTAGGCTGGTCACTATGGAAACAaccctaaaaaacaaaaatatgagaaatCATTGTACAACAAGAATAGTATGTATACAACTAACACTTCATGCATATTGAAGAAAATTACAATCTTTATTAGGATGGAGTGctgtatgaaatgttttgatACTACTGTGATACAGTACTTTCAGTACTGATACCAAAACCATACTTTTTTGGATACCTTACTTTGCCATATATAATGTTCTCAAATTGTAAATGTTATCTAAATGACCTTAAATAATAGATAAAATATAGTACAAAACTGTCAAAATTTAGTCTGCAACCATCTTAAAGAATGAGTAAACATAGAATGAGTCAACATGAGTAAACATTACTATAGATCTGTATTTCTGTGTAATCAAtacaaaaactgtaataattttGCTAACTgccagcagaaaaaaaacaattacacacCCAATTTTTACTGGTCTTCCAGGCCTTCAGTCATAACTAGTTCCATTTCTCACTACAGGACAACAAAGTGACATTGGGTAGAAACCCTATATTGCTTATCAGAAAACGTGATGGTATATTGTCTCTGTTCAATGGGCTATGCTAGTCATAGTTcataaagatcccctccagacatatttcaggacatataaaaatacagagaaaaatgcTTTGAATAAGctttgtctgatatggtttttctgtaaaaacatttaatttttcaagCACTTAAGGAGCTGTTTTCAGGTGCTGATAtcaattattttactgtaaaaatataacCTTCTTGTTTGTGTCAGCTACAGATCACTCTAGCTCGAGGAAAAGGTGTATGGTGGTACAGGTGCCAGAGAACTCTCGCTTTTATTGAAATACCCTCTGCCGACAGAATTCTAAGATAACCTACTGCCTCTCTTAGTCAAATAATTCAAGCAGTTCAACTCTCTTCTGATGCCACCCACATGCAAATGTGTACAGTGTAGCTTTAATTCCAAAAGCAGAAAGGAAAAACGGAGCAGTGGATGAATTACCTTGGCACAACAGGTGAGGCAGTGCTCAGCTGGTTGTTGAAGCTCAGACCTGAGGTGTCAGCTGTATAGTTGCTGCCACTGCTGCCCCGCAGGGCTGTGCTAACAGGTGTATCCATCGATGAAGCACAAAAACAGTACAAGAACACTCATCCCtcgtctcacacacacatatccattCAGATTTTGAGTCCGTGCTGGTGTCCTGGATTCAAACATAGATGACAACTCCTTCTCATCCATTTGTAGTTTTCGATTTTCATCATCTGACAAATGCTGATTTATTAGGCCTGTTTGAAATATCTGTCATAGTGCAATATATAGTTTGTTCTGGTTAGtagtaaagtaaaacaaatgtgttttgagaTTAAAAGAAATTACATCTGACCATTTTTACACCACTGTTGAAAACTGTCAGTAATTGGACCTGTGAGTAATTATGTGTAACATCAATTATGCTCCATTGCTAGAGCAGCTTCTGGCTATGAATTTTATATGCCACATAGCTCCCCAGCGACATTCTTCTATTTAAGCCCAGCTCTCAAGATTAAGAGGTCATTGACTGATGCCACCATCGATCAACAGGAGCCcatcatgaaaaatgcatgCGTAACGCCGACAGATTTAGCAATTTTGTCACATAAATTCAACTTCAGAGAAGGTTATTATCTAGAATTTCCAACTGTGATATGATTCATTGCTCATCTAAGTGTCAAGAAGATGGAGCCAcctgtagtttttgtttgtttcatttgaattctCTAGGTGGAAATCTATTTGTAATCTCATTTAAACATACACTGGCCAAATGTGTGCTTCACAATTATTATTTAACTAATAAGCTATACTAAATTACACCAAATTACAATGTAGTACTTTGCCAGTTTTTGCCATATGATATAAAGTATCACTGCATTTCTGTATTTGACATAGGTAATAAGGTAGAGTAATACTGTGGCTACACTGCTTCGAAAATTACACACATTCTGTAGTATTTATATGCAGTTATAACGCCGGAGTGTGATGTGTAACTACATTTGCAGCTAGCATTATTTAGGTGTTATCACAACAAAGctttataaaaacataacatttagcTACAGGCCTATACCTCGAGAACAGACAAATAACTTACCGGGaagttatttgtattttgttaacATTCCATCAAAATTTGAGAAAGAGTCGTATTTATATCTTGCTGAAGCATCATGTTTGCTAAATTACATGATACATTACCAGCCTGTCCACAGTCACACAGTCTTGTTTTGAAAACCTACACGGAACAAGTCGTTGTCTTTATACGTTATTAAGGTCCAAACTGTTTTCTTGATGTTCCAGCTTTGTTCTAACGGAGCCCGAAACGTGTTTTCTTCTGGATATTTTTGAGAGAACACAGCCTGCATATCCAGCAAAGCCACGGTAGCGATATATGCACAACTCCATGTCGTTACAAACAACACTGTAGGCTACATGTAGCGTTTCCATTTGGCCTTTGCAATCCTGCataaggagaggagaagaaagtcAGTCCATTTCTTTACCATCAGCTGTGTCTAACGCCGCCGAAGAGATCGGAGAAAACAGCGGCTCCCAACCTCTtgtgaggagaaagaaaacCTAGCTCTGCTTCTGCCTCTTTGATGCTCCCGTTTTAACATCTGTGTAACCTCCACTCGCATCTGTCTCTACCTGCGTCTTatcccctctctccttctctgaaACCACGCCTTCTTTATGAACcatgttgccatggtaactgGTGATCGATTTTGCATTTATGtccctgtataaataaaatgacattataaGGTGAAAACTGATGTATAGTAGCCTGCGTATATGACAATTGGCTTTGTACAAACAATGCGTTTACCATTGTATTAATAGGTTACATCAGTTATTTAGcctttcaaataaaagtgaGGTGTTGCCAATGGTCGGAACATGGGCAACATAAACAGCCCATTTTGAGTAAA
It encodes the following:
- the LOC121913940 gene encoding G-protein coupled receptor 135, producing MDTPVSTALRGSSGSNYTADTSGLSFNNQLSTASPVVPRVVSIVTSLVTATTEATVRTTGNISVLRDQRGSELSQIHQASTPSVLSAAESNSVLQGITVAAQALVLLSIFLLSSLGNSAVVIVIIKHRQLRTVTNAFIMSLSLSDFLTAVLCLPFSFVMLFSKDGIWMFGDRFCVANGFFNTCFGIISTLTMTLISFDRYYAIVRQPQAKIGRQKATRLLIAVWLTAVIFSLPWYLLVRTPTEIHKRGFYHCMYVFHSGTSRMGTAYSICLIVVCYLLPFSLMCFCHYNICKTVRLSEIRVRPVTTYAYLLRFYSEMRTATTVLIMIVFIIFCWGPYCLMGLVTAMGDYTFNPAMDTVAIWLAWANGAINPLIYALRNPNISMLLGRSREEGYRTRNIAAYLSSQTQNREVRLNQAERIRDRYVSRVGVNNNSRLSSSSPGKGGGGGEVAMWACKNPAVFFCRDAQPDTATLPNTVSAPKMKTADTSL